A single genomic interval of Halomonas sp. GT harbors:
- a CDS encoding ketopantoate reductase family protein — translation MTSHWILGPGAIGRLLAHSLSPFSDTTLIGRRALPEQQRLTTPEGEERIQRLASVTVAELTSHPLPAPGFVHITTKAMAAEAALASIADMVAPTTPLVLWQNGFLAQPRITQTWPGPVLCATTTQGAYITGSDAMVHAGRGPTFIGDLDNQHAGLTEAIAALLSEANFTATPVDDIRQRLWQKLAVNAAINPWVALNGVRNGELRGDAYAGRVEAVVKEVAAILKQENIAPPNGGEGEDAWLALVWQVVENTANNKASMLQDVEARRTTERGAILGPLIDSAEHRGLPCGLLKELDSQLAKLEAEF, via the coding sequence GCATTCGCTTTCACCTTTCTCTGACACCACTTTGATTGGCCGACGTGCACTGCCTGAACAACAACGCCTGACCACCCCTGAAGGTGAAGAGCGAATTCAGCGGCTAGCGAGCGTTACAGTTGCCGAGCTGACCTCTCATCCGCTCCCTGCGCCTGGGTTCGTGCATATCACGACCAAAGCCATGGCTGCCGAGGCGGCGCTTGCCAGCATTGCTGATATGGTTGCGCCCACGACCCCGCTGGTACTGTGGCAGAACGGTTTTTTGGCACAGCCACGTATTACACAAACTTGGCCGGGGCCAGTGCTGTGCGCAACCACGACTCAGGGTGCTTACATAACTGGCAGTGATGCTATGGTTCACGCGGGGCGCGGGCCGACGTTTATTGGTGATTTAGATAATCAGCACGCGGGATTGACGGAGGCGATAGCGGCGCTATTGAGTGAGGCAAACTTTACCGCCACGCCGGTAGACGATATTCGCCAGCGTTTGTGGCAGAAGCTGGCAGTGAATGCGGCGATCAACCCATGGGTGGCGCTCAATGGCGTGCGCAATGGTGAGCTGCGTGGTGATGCTTATGCAGGCCGCGTGGAAGCGGTGGTAAAGGAAGTTGCGGCAATTTTAAAGCAGGAAAACATTGCACCACCGAATGGTGGCGAAGGTGAAGACGCGTGGTTGGCGCTTGTATGGCAGGTGGTGGAGAACACCGCTAACAATAAGGCCTCGATGTTGCAGGATGTTGAGGCCAGACGCACCACCGAGCGCGGGGCGATTTTAGGGCCGTTGATCGATAGTGCCGAGCACCGTGGGTTGCCGTGTGGGTTGTTGAAGGAGCTCGATAGCCAATTGGCTAAATTGGAGGCGGAGTTTTAG